The genome window GCACGGAAGAAGCGCAGAGAAACATCGGTTCCGAGGTTGCGAGCAAACTTCTCAAGTTCGTAAACAACGGATCTACGACATTCTCCGTAAACTTTCCGAACTTGGAAATCACTCCGTTACCTACGGGACAGTATAGAATTCTCAACGTACACAAAAATCAACCCGGCTTTTTGAAGGACATCAACTCCATGGTTTCCGAAATCGGAGCGAATATCAGCTCTCAACACTTGGGAACGAGCGCTGAAATCGGATATTTATCCATGGTGATCGACAAGTCCGTCGGAGACGAACTCAAGGAAAAAATCGAAAAACATCCTTTTTCGATCAAAACTCGGATTCTTTACTGAACATTCTGCCTTTGTGCAAAGCAATTTGCCGAAAAGCAAATATAATGGAAATGTAATATAAAAAACATTCCATTGAGAAAGAATTTTTTGAATTTTGCTTGATTGAATCGAGCCGGAATTCGTATTATTGTGCCATGCACTATAACAGAATTCCAAACACAATCACCGTCTACCTGAACGAATTAGCCGATCAGAGCCTGCGATTGGCTGATAACATTCTGAAAGGTCTGCTGCACAGAACCGATTCTCCGGTCGAACCGGGAACGGTTCTGGAACTAAAACTCGGAACGATCAGTCTTTCCGGCGGAATTCAAATCCCGGTCAAAGTGATTCGCTGTGAGAAAATCTCCGGTTCGGAATACGATCTGTATTTGAATTATACGGAACGGGATTTTAACAAGGTTCAAGAAATCGAAGATTTAATCCGCGATCTTTCTTAAAGGGAGAGTTTCCAAGTACAGCTTTCATGAAATGTAGGAACTCATACGAATTTCGAATTTCAGAACGATGTTGTGCTTTGTCGGACCAAATACCGCTTTCAAAAATTGATCGACTTTTGAAAGCTCCCGACCGTAAAAGAACCGCAT of Leptospira sanjuanensis contains these proteins:
- a CDS encoding PilZ domain-containing protein codes for the protein MHYNRIPNTITVYLNELADQSLRLADNILKGLLHRTDSPVEPGTVLELKLGTISLSGGIQIPVKVIRCEKISGSEYDLYLNYTERDFNKVQEIEDLIRDLS